From Dendropsophus ebraccatus isolate aDenEbr1 chromosome 2, aDenEbr1.pat, whole genome shotgun sequence, a single genomic window includes:
- the LOC138784930 gene encoding PI-actitoxin-Axm2b-like, which translates to MKTSAVLLVLAACFLLLSQAEQEPRCLMSRSPGIGKKTFTEYYYDSATNTCKSAQFKGTSRVGNRFYSKKQCEEACMKEGGAETSE; encoded by the exons ATGAAGACTTCTGCTGTCCTACTTGTCCTCGCCGCCTGCTTCTTGCTGCTCTCACAAGCTGAGCAAG AACCGAGATGTCTAATGTCTAGGAGTCctggaattggaaaaaaaacttttacagaaTATTACTATGATTCCGCAACAAACACGTGCAAATCGGCCCAATTCAAGGGCACTTCAAGAGTCGGCAACCGATTTTATTCTAAGAAGCAATGTGAGGAGGCCTGCATGAAGGAAGGAG gTGCTGAGACTTCCGAATGA